A single window of Uloborus diversus isolate 005 chromosome 5, Udiv.v.3.1, whole genome shotgun sequence DNA harbors:
- the LOC129221889 gene encoding peptidoglycan-recognition protein 1-like, whose protein sequence is MIRNTKKYFLTLGLLLTGILIFVCSVEACNDFTLVSRKEWKARPAKKTLRLTTPVKHEFVAHTVTPECQSLQSCSSMMRSMQTFHMDKQGFMDIGYNFVVGGDGRIYEGTGWTNQGIHIPGWNSKSHGIAFIGNYMSKKPNEKMLLAVRKLMICGITKGYIAMDRKLHGARDATCTKSPGDVLYGIIQQWPMFEKGPLNPYNC, encoded by the exons ATGATCAG aaacactaaaaaatactttttgactcTTGGATTACTACTTACTGGAATTTTGATCTTTGTTTGTTCTGTGGAAGCTT GCAATGATTTCACCCTGGTTTCTCGCAAAGAATGGAAAGCAAGGCCAGCGAAGAAAACATTACGGCTGACTACTCCAGTGAAACACGAGTTCGTCGCTCATACAGTGACTCCTGAATGTCAAAGCTTACAAAGCTGTTCCTCCATGATGCGAAGTATGCAGACATTTCACATGGACAAACAAG gATTTATGGATATTGGATATAATTTTGTTGTCGGAGGGGATGGCAGGATTTATGAAGGCACTGGTTGGACGAACCAAGGAATTCATATTCCTGGATGGAATTCCAAGTCGCATGGAATTGCATTCATCGGAAATTACATGAGTAAAAAACCAAACGAAAAAATGCTGCTAGCTGTTCGAAAATTAATGATTTGCGGCATTActaag ggttaCATTGCAATGGACCGTAAGCTACATGGTGCGCGTGATGCCACCTGCACGAAATCTCCTGGGGATGTTTTGTATGGCATCATTCAGCAATGGCCCATGTTTGAAAAGGGACCCTTAAATCCTTATAATTGTTAA